One segment of Onychomys torridus chromosome 3, mOncTor1.1, whole genome shotgun sequence DNA contains the following:
- the Samd9l gene encoding sterile alpha motif domain-containing protein 9-like — protein sequence MNEQVTQPELIKDWTKEHVKKWITEDLNIDEKYAQILLNEEVTGMVLQELTEKDLREMGLPRGPALLIKRKYNTLNNSTERENQDSRQLSNTKLSIKEHQKKTKNKEKKSVSLKRDQDLREMGQNKDQDPSLLRENVLNDIVIKDTEGDKPKAEQMSCMPHPFDSFHDDKRYIEHSVLQVAETGPLNLIDPVHEFKALTNTETATEVDIKMKFSNEVFRFAAACMNSRTNGTIHFGVEDKPHGQIVGVKLTSKDVFINHFNVMITKYFDDSDIKEARACIREPRFVEVLMQNNTSADRFVIEVDVIPKHSICEEKYFYIRMQSYTDKTWKQSEENSLFVREGASSKNILANPKQRDREFKKFLENLKTWTASRKEAEEEDRMVTKKESEGLKLGKLLTRHQGSLDNSYYDWYILVTNNCTPNQIEHLDFLKEIKLFAVLDFDPCSQIKGVAKAYRESRIANLHLPSQYEEKTSMEEKISTLKLYEQPSWIFCNGRLDLQNDSCQPLEPHLWQRERASGVRRLISFLTDENVVERGKVLVVFLLLSPVENQKDPLIETFCAFYQVFNGMDNMLCICVNSRIYQRWSDLLQVRLEIKEDLAEHSISTLNIELVNNTILKLKSVIQSSRRFLPSCGSSSVILEKMEEDILSALEILCENECRDTDIEKDESEFLKFKKSREEHFYRGGKVSWWNFYFSSEHYSSAFVKRDSYEELTTLIQQCAESPKPVFAKVINLYHHPGCGGTTLAMNVLWDLKKKFRCAVLKNKATDFEEIGEQVIRLISYKATSHQDYIPVLLLVDDFEEQENAYILQNTINSFIAEKGLRYEKTLVIILNCMRSQNPDQSAKLAESISLKYQLSAKEQRAFEDKLEEIEKEHKNCENFYSFMIFKGNFDTTYIENVVKNTLKDLDTHSRKAQLISYLALLNSYVTDSTISVSQCEIFLGTSITFTRKDEKPKSVEDNMGTYSTLLIRTEVSEYGRYTGIRLIHPLIAIYCLKELGMSYGMDKCQIALNILAEKVFYDSGIGRDKFKHDVQTLLLTRQRKEHGAETDTLFSPLIEDLQNEEPEKVLTAGSDRFPQNALICQALARHFYIKKKNFSTALVWANLAKRKAPKNSYISDTLGQVYKSEIKQWLVENETSSSISVGNLTHLLEIAEKASKAFKESQQQTDSKDYETEAWSPQKSQRRYDTYNTAGFFGEIEVGLDTIRILQLTPLFHKENEMLKDAMVQFLSGKGINPPDTKDEYYAVLSNFTSHLQNLQSDLKRCFDFFLDYMGLLKPRNTPKEMAEHSLIKKVSRCFKKYAELFCRLDTNVLQGKENLLLLEENCRKRIEAWRADTFSGLLEYLNPNHKEVNNMENIVKDYTFLLQQGLTKRMAKGLTKETQNFILANIILSCLKPTSKNILPFNTLKTKLREVLRLVGLSHPYPDPYFLACLLFWPENNELDQDSTLIEKYVSSLNRSFRRQYKRMCRSKQPSTLFYLGQKKGLNSLVHKAEIEQYFSEVQDSNSFWQSGVVWEKREVKDLLRLQYGQAEGKLISVEYGTETKIKIPVTSVYSGPLRSGRNIERVSFYLGFSIEGPLAYGIKVI from the coding sequence ATGAATGAACAAGTAACTCAACCTGAATTGATCAAAGACTGGACCAAAGAACATGTGAAAAAATGGATAACTGAAGACCTTAACATTGATGAGAAATATGCTCAAATCCTGCTCAATGAAGAAGTGACAGGCATGGTTCTTCAGGAATTAACTGAAAAAGATCTTAGAGAAATGGGGTTGCCACGGGGTCCAGCACTTCTGATAAAACGTAAGTATAACACATTGAATAATtcaacagaaagggaaaatcaaGATTCCAGACAATTAAGTAATACAAAACTCTCAATAAAAGAACAtcaaaaaaagaccaaaaataaggaaaagaaatcagtttCATTGAAAAGAGATCAAGATCTCAGAGAGATGGGACAGAATAAAGATCAAGACCCAAGTCTTCTGAGAGAAAATGTGTTAAATGACATAGTGATTAAAGACACAGAAGGTGATAAACCCAAAGCAGAACAGATGTCTTGTATGCCACATCCTTTTGATTCTTTTCATGATGACAAACGCTACATAGAACACTCTGTTCTACAAGTTGCTGAAACAGGGCCGCTCAATCTCATAGACCCAGTGCATGAATTCAAAGCCCTCACAAACACTGAAACAGCCACAGAAGTTGACATTAAGATGAAGTTTAGCAACGAAGTCTTCCGGTTTGCAGCAGCTTGTATGAATTCACGCACAAATGGCACTATCCATTTTGGAGTTGAGGACAAACCACATGGACAAATTGTCGGTGTGAAACTCACCAGTAAAGATGTATTCATTAATCACTTCAATGTAATGATCACAAAGTATTTTGACGATAGTGACATCAAAGAAGCCAGGGCATGTATTCGGGAACCAAGGTTTGTGGAAGTCCTAATGCAGAACAATACATCAGCTGATAGATTTGTCATTGAAGTAGATGTTATTCCCAAACATTCTATATGTGAAGAAAAGTATTTCTACATTAGGATGCAAAGTTACACAGATAAAACATGGAAACAAAGCGAAGAGAATTCACTGTTTGTGAGAGAAGGGGCTAGCTCTAAGAATATCCTGGCCAATCCCAAACAACGGGATAGAGAGTTCAAAAAATTTCTAGAGAATTTAAAGACATGGACAGCATCTAGAAAAGAGGCTGAAGAAGAAGACAGGATGGTGACTAAGAAAGAGAGTGAGGGGCTAAAGCTAGGTAAACTTTTGACCAGACACCAAGGCTCACTGGATAACTCTTACTATGACTGGTACATTCTTGTAACAAATAACTGCACCCCAAATCAAATAGAGCATTTAGATTTCCTAAAGGAAATTAAATTGTTTGCTGTGCTGGATTTTGATCCTTGCTCTCAGATCAAGGGAGTGGCCAAAGCTTACAGAGAAAGCCGAATTGCAAACCTCCACCTACCCAGTCAGTATGAAGAAAAAACTAGCATGGAAGAGAAAATTTCTACTCTGAAACTTTATGAGCAGCCCAGCTGGATATTCTGCAATGGCAGATTAGACTTGCAGAATGACTCATGTCAACCTCTAGAGCCACATTTGTGGCAAAGAGAAAGAGCTTCTGGGGTCAGGAGACTGATCTCGTTTCTCACAGATGAAAACGTAGTGGAAAGAGGGAAGGTTTTGGTGGTGTTTCTCTTACTTTCTCCAGTAGAAAACCAAAAAGATCCACTCATTGAGACTTTCTGTGCTTTCTATCAAGTTTTCAATGGTATGGACAACATGTTGTGTATCTGTGTCAACTCACGTATCTACCAACGGTGGAGTGATCTGCTGCAAGTAAGACTGGAAATCAAAGAGGATTTAGCAGAACATAGCATTTCCACTTTAAATATAGAACTGGTCAACAATACCATCCTTAAACTGAAATCAGTGATTCAGTCTTCAAGAAGATTCTTGCCCTCCTGTGGATCCTCCTCAGTTATCCTGGAGAAAATGGAGGAAGATATTCTGTCTGCACTAGAAATCCTCTGTGAAAATGAATGTAGAGACACAGACATAGAGAAAGATGAATCCGAATTCCTAAAATTTAAGAAATCGAGAGAAGAACACTTTTATCGAGGAGGCAAAGTATCCTGGTGGAACTTCTATTTTTCTTCTGAACACTATTCCTCAGCTTTTGTGAAAAGGGATAGTTATGAAGAACTTACTACGTTAATACAACAGTGTGCAGAGTCTCCTAAACCGGTATTTGCCAAAGTCATAAACCTGTACCATCACCCAGGCTGTGGAGGCACTACGTTAGCTATGAATGTTCTCTGGGACTTAAAAAAGAAGTTCCGATGtgctgtattgaaaaacaaagcaactgATTTTGAAGAGATTGGAGAACAAGTAATCAGGCTGATCAGCTACAAGGCTACCAGCCACCAGGATTACATTCCTGTTCTTCTCCTTGTGGATGATTTTGAAGAACAAGAAAATGCCTACATTCTGCAGAACACCATCAATTCCTTTATAGCAGAAAAGGGTCTGAGATATGAAAAAACACTAGTAATCATCCTGAACTGCATGAGATCTCAGAATCCAGATCAAAGTGCAAAATTAGCAGAAAGCATTTCACTAAAATACCAACTTTCTGCCAAAGAACAAAGAGCTTTTGAGGACAAACTTGAGGAAATTGAAAAGGAGCATAAGAACTGTGAAAACTTTTATTCCTTTATGATCTTTAAAGGCAATTTTGATACAACTTACATAGAAAATGTAGTGAAGAATACACTGAAAGACCTGGACACTCACAGCAGGAAAGCCCAGCTCATTTCTTACCTGGCATTACTCAACTCTTATGTTACAGATTCTACCATTTCAGTATCACAGTGTGAAATATTTTTGGGAACCTCAATCACTTTCACCAGGAAAGATGAGAAACCTAAAAGCGTAGAAGACAACATGGGAACCTATTCCACACTTCTAATAAGAACAGAAGTTTCAGAATATGGGAGATACACTGGAATACGTCTCATTCACCCTCTGATTGCCATTTACTGTTTAAAAGAACTGGGAATGAGCTATGGAATGGACAAGTGTCAGATTGCATTGAATATACTAGCAGAGAAAGTATTCTATGACTCTGGAATAGGAAGAGACAAATTTAAGCATGATGTGCAAACTCTCTTGCTTACAAGACAACGTAAGGAGCATGGAGCTGAAACAGATACTCTGTTTTCACCATTAATTGAAGACTTGCAGAATGAGGAACCTGAAAAGGTCTTGACTGCAGGAAGTGATCGATTCCCACAAAATGCACTCATTTGTCAAGCTTTAGCAAGACATTTctatattaaaaagaagaattttagtaCTGCTCTGGTCTGGGCAAATTTGGCCAAAAGGAAAGCACCTAAGAATTCCTACATTTCAGATACACTTGGTCAAGTTTACAAAAGTGAGATCAAACAGTGGCTGGTTGAAAATGAGACCAGTAGCAGTATTAGTGTGGGTAACCTAACACATTTGCTAGAAATCGCAGAAAAGGCCTCCAAAGCATTCAAAGAGTCTCAGCAGCAAACGGATAGTAAAGACTATGAAACAGAGGCCTGGTCACCACAGAAGTCCCAAAGAAGATATGACACATACAACACAGCAGGGTTCTTTGGTGAAATAGAAGTAGGTCTTGACACTATCCGGATTCTTCAGCTCACACCCCTTttccacaaagaaaatgaaatgttgaaAGACGCTATGGTACAATTTTTGTCTGGAAAGGGGATCAATCCTCCAGACACAAAAGATGAATATTATGCTGTTCTTAGCAACTTTACATCCCACCTACAGAATTTACAGTCAGATCTGAAAcgatgctttgatttttttttggattATATGGGTCTTCTAAAGCCAAGGAACACCCCAAAAGAAATGGCAGAGcactcactaattaagaaagtcaGCAGGTGTTTCAAGAAATATGCAGAACTTTTCTGCCGATTAGACACCAATGTCTTACAGGGCAAAGAGAACCTGTTACTCCTAGAGGAGAATTGTAGGAAACGCATAGAAGCATGGAGAGCAGATACATTTTCAGGCCTCCTTGAATATCTTAATCCAAACCATAAAGAGGTTAACAACATGGAAAATATAGTGAAGGACTACACCTTCCTATTACAGCAAGGCCTAACCAAGCGAATGGCCAAGGGGCTGACAAAGGAGACACAGAATTTCATTTTGGCCAACATTATTCTTAGTTGTCTAAAGCCCACTTCCAAGAACATCCTGCCATTTAACACACTGAAAACAAAGCTCCGAGAAGTCCTGCGACTTGTGGGACTAAGTCATCCATATCCTGATCCTTATTTCCTGGCCTGCCTCCTATTCTGGCCAGAAAACAATGAGCTAGATCAAGATTCCACACTCATAGAAAAGTATGTCTCATCCCTGAATCGATCCTTCAGGAGACAGTACAAGCGCATGTGCAGGTCCAAGCAGCCAAGCACCCTGTTCTACCTGGGGCAGAAGAAGGGACTGAACAGTCTTGTTCACAAGGCCGAAATCGAGCAGTACTTCAGTGAAGTGCAAGATTCAAATTCCTTCTGGCAGAGTGGAGTAGTGTGGGAAAAGAGGGAAGTCAAAGATCTCCTGCGACTACAATATGGTCAGGCTGAAGGCAAGCTAATCTCTGTAGAATACGGaacagagacaaaaataaaaataccagtgACTTCTGTGTACTCGGGTCCACTCAGAAGTGGAAGGAACATCGAGAGAGTGTCCTTCTACCTAGGATTTTCCATTGAGGGCCCTCTAGCATATGGCATAAAAGTGATCTAA